In Treponema denticola, one genomic interval encodes:
- a CDS encoding FecR domain-containing protein has protein sequence MKTKKNTRSNPKLDNRIADILVVLFAFSIAGTSLFFFLKNLNKTISRDNPSIAIVSYKYNRVQRKFIDRAVWDRPSQYANVYNGDTIRTAADSEAVIYFTDKSIINVGENTMIQIFKPKTEEAVSLEINSGNVSVKTADTKMVLKSGQTAVSIEKESILHSSKSEEASIKLAVEKGEASVYKSEDVKTENASGETKEAVLSSGEIFADQAEASITMISPSLLNKIFNFNKEGEPIEVGFKWHSSFPESEEIIFEMSQGQNFNTLTEKIPIQGINELRKKISAGTVYWRLYASSMGPKDSSAVTGKLIVIEAPPPLLIEPALDEKFLYNDDTPIRFSWKGNPAAASYRIEIADNAELKNPKINRTVNTSSINISGLEEGKWYWRVIPDYFIDKPDFLQSSNIGSFDMEKRKSRDIIELKVSQSIIKMGEDKKASFSWSSIPEAKKYSLRVSSDENMDNVVLQKILISNYFEIKDLEKELASSDYYWDISALDKNDETLAFSKPQKIKIGGDDLFVRSVFPPDDYIITDTYCIDTHFTWKTNSAGEQYFQVSSSPDFKNINLNTKALNSGIGGIALDRGEWFWRVLINTGKEELKTEIKKLNIVPPLPKPEFVGLQDKIIILPSEKNKFRWKKVPEADFYQVRITPKGLNQKPIYENLYVTDTEIELDMKSILDGTYIISVQGFAALTEKSGRRYGYTADHETALMHLKPIELIYPKNNSNIKGIDAVLQTTVLKWDSVEDPEESELTLIKAGQKQTILSIKNPDKEIQLPPLGAGKYSWRIKAKTSKGFDISSKNGSSFTVLPIPKLPAPDIISPAKNQNLDVSFFKNNRSIKFIWKRVPDAAYYIVRIYNSSKTVYRDTITQTNSGNIIFDFDKLNLLSRDMFYIEVKAQRKFKDGIIQDGNKSTLKFKIDLPQAQKLETDETGIMYGK, from the coding sequence ATGAAGACGAAAAAAAATACAAGATCCAATCCTAAATTAGATAATAGGATTGCAGACATACTGGTTGTTCTGTTTGCATTTTCCATAGCAGGAACGTCCCTATTTTTCTTTTTAAAAAATTTAAATAAAACTATTTCAAGAGATAATCCTTCTATAGCTATTGTAAGCTATAAATATAATAGAGTTCAAAGAAAATTTATTGACAGAGCAGTTTGGGATCGGCCTTCTCAATATGCTAATGTTTATAATGGAGATACAATACGGACGGCAGCGGATTCGGAAGCTGTAATTTATTTTACGGATAAAAGCATAATAAATGTGGGTGAAAACACAATGATTCAGATCTTTAAACCCAAAACAGAAGAAGCTGTTTCTTTGGAGATAAACAGCGGTAATGTTTCCGTTAAAACAGCAGATACTAAAATGGTTTTAAAGTCAGGACAGACTGCCGTTTCTATTGAAAAAGAATCCATTCTTCACAGTTCAAAATCTGAAGAAGCCTCTATAAAGCTGGCAGTAGAAAAAGGTGAAGCTTCTGTTTACAAGTCTGAAGATGTAAAAACGGAAAATGCCTCCGGCGAAACAAAAGAAGCTGTTTTGTCGTCAGGAGAAATATTTGCGGATCAGGCTGAGGCTTCAATTACAATGATAAGCCCTTCTCTTTTAAATAAAATTTTTAATTTTAATAAAGAAGGAGAACCTATTGAAGTAGGATTTAAGTGGCATAGCTCTTTCCCTGAATCGGAAGAAATTATTTTTGAGATGTCTCAGGGACAAAATTTTAATACCTTAACGGAAAAAATTCCGATACAAGGCATCAATGAACTAAGAAAAAAGATTTCAGCCGGCACCGTATATTGGAGGCTTTATGCCTCTTCAATGGGACCAAAAGACTCTTCAGCCGTAACCGGAAAACTAATAGTCATTGAAGCTCCGCCTCCCCTACTTATAGAGCCGGCTTTAGACGAGAAGTTTTTATATAACGATGATACACCTATAAGGTTTTCATGGAAGGGGAATCCTGCAGCGGCATCCTATCGTATAGAAATAGCGGACAACGCCGAACTAAAAAATCCTAAAATCAACCGGACAGTAAATACAAGCTCAATAAACATTTCCGGCCTTGAAGAAGGAAAATGGTATTGGAGGGTTATACCCGATTACTTTATCGATAAACCTGACTTTTTGCAAAGCTCCAATATAGGCAGCTTTGATATGGAAAAGAGAAAAAGCCGAGATATTATTGAGCTAAAAGTATCCCAATCTATCATCAAAATGGGCGAAGATAAAAAAGCCTCTTTTTCATGGAGCAGCATACCCGAAGCAAAAAAATACAGTCTTCGCGTATCTTCGGATGAAAACATGGATAATGTCGTCTTACAAAAGATATTAATCTCAAACTACTTTGAAATCAAAGATTTGGAAAAGGAACTAGCCTCTTCGGACTATTATTGGGATATAAGTGCGTTAGATAAAAATGATGAAACCTTGGCATTCAGCAAACCTCAAAAAATTAAAATTGGGGGTGATGATCTATTTGTCCGATCGGTTTTTCCGCCTGATGATTATATTATTACAGATACATACTGCATTGATACACACTTTACATGGAAAACCAATTCGGCAGGCGAACAATATTTTCAAGTTTCTTCATCTCCTGATTTTAAAAATATCAATCTAAATACAAAGGCTCTTAATTCAGGCATAGGAGGTATAGCCTTAGACAGAGGAGAGTGGTTCTGGAGGGTCTTAATCAATACGGGAAAAGAAGAATTAAAAACCGAAATTAAAAAACTAAATATAGTACCCCCTCTTCCTAAACCTGAGTTTGTAGGCTTACAAGATAAGATAATTATTCTACCCTCAGAAAAAAATAAATTCAGATGGAAAAAGGTTCCTGAGGCGGATTTTTATCAAGTCAGAATTACACCTAAAGGATTAAATCAAAAACCTATATATGAAAATTTATATGTTACAGATACTGAAATCGAATTAGACATGAAATCGATTTTAGACGGAACATACATAATCAGTGTTCAAGGGTTTGCTGCCTTGACTGAAAAATCAGGCCGCAGATACGGTTATACGGCTGATCATGAAACGGCTTTAATGCATTTAAAACCGATTGAACTTATATATCCTAAAAATAATTCAAATATCAAAGGAATAGATGCGGTTTTACAAACTACTGTTTTAAAGTGGGATTCTGTTGAAGATCCCGAAGAATCGGAGCTGACTCTTATTAAAGCAGGGCAAAAACAAACTATACTTTCAATAAAAAATCCTGATAAAGAGATTCAACTGCCGCCTCTAGGTGCCGGCAAATATAGCTGGAGGATAAAAGCAAAAACCTCAAAAGGGTTCGATATTTCAAGCAAAAACGGATCATCATTTACCGTATTACCCATTCCTAAATTGCCGGCGCCCGATATTATTTCGCCTGCGAAAAATCAAAATTTAGATGTCTCTTTCTTTAAAAATAATAGAAGCATTAAATTTATTTGGAAAAGAGTACCTGATGCAGCTTATTATATCGTGCGCATATACAATTCCTCAAAAACCGTTTACAGAGACACTATAACTCAAACCAATTCAGGAAATATTATATTTGATTTTGATAAATTGAATTTATTATCAAGAGATATGTTTTATATTGAAGTAAAAGCACAACGAAAATTTAAGGATGGCATAATTCAAGACGGAAATAAATCTACTTTAAAATTTAAAATAGATTTACCCCAAGCTCAAAAACTTGAAACAGATGAAACAGGTATTATGTATGGAAAATAA